The Lysobacter gummosus sequence CCGGGCGGTTCCATCGTCCGGCGAGCGCTGTGGCTCGACGAACTGGACCGTCGGTTACGCCCCTACCTGCCGCCTTCGATCGCCGCGCATGCGCGGCTGGCCAACTTCGAACGCGGCAGGCTCGTGTACGTCGTCGATGCCCCGGTGTGGCGCGCCAAGCTTCGGCTCGCGGCTCCGGAACTGCTCGACGCAGCCCGATCCATCGGACTGGATACGGCCGAACTCGTCGTCAAGACGACG is a genomic window containing:
- a CDS encoding DUF721 domain-containing protein — translated: MSDYKPKRPPSRGPSSPRIAMDALAGADPATGNPGGSIVRRALWLDELDRRLRPYLPPSIAAHARLANFERGRLVYVVDAPVWRAKLRLAAPELLDAARSIGLDTAELVVKTTVPNPAAAPVRKAKPMSAATQAALQAALASLNKPDPSGSNDAS